GAGTACTCCTATATATATGTTGACCTTCTGCAGGGCGAGGAAAGCAGCCGGGCCAGACAGGAAATGCTGCGCTGGAATCCCCGGGGATCATTTCCCACTATCGTAGTTAACGGCGAAACCGGTATTGCCGGATTCGATGAAGAGCAGCTTCGGAAGCTGAGCGGAGTGTGATCAAACATGATAAAAATTCCGGAAGATATTTCCCGGCTCTATGAAAAACTTAAAAAAGATGCCGAGTCCGGCGGATACCACCTTCATCCGGATATCGAATTCACCCTTGAGCTGGTAGATGGTTTGCTTGTAAATGAAGACCGGTACGGATACCCGTCCTGTCCATGCCGCCTTGCATCCGGTGTGAAGGAAAAGGATATGGATATCATCTGCCCCTGCGATTACCGTGATCCGGACCTGAGCGAATACGGCGCCTGTTACTGCGCTCTCTATGTTTCACAAGAAGCGCTGAACGGCGAGAGGAAAATTACCTCCATTCCCGAACGGAGAACGCCGGTGGAAGAACGGGAAAAAGCCCCCAAAACGGATATGAAAGGAATTACTGCTCTTTCCTTCCCGGTATGGAGATGCCGGGTCTGCGGCTACCTCTGCGCCAGGGAAGAACCGCCCGAGGTTTGTCCGGTTTGCAAGGTAAAAAAAGAACGATTCGAGCGTTTCATATAAAAGCAAGCCTGCCGAGACCTGATAAACTTTATAACACGAATTATTCACAAACTTGCTATGA
Above is a genomic segment from Candidatus Latescibacter sp. containing:
- a CDS encoding ferredoxin-thioredoxin reductase catalytic domain-containing protein, which encodes MIKIPEDISRLYEKLKKDAESGGYHLHPDIEFTLELVDGLLVNEDRYGYPSCPCRLASGVKEKDMDIICPCDYRDPDLSEYGACYCALYVSQEALNGERKITSIPERRTPVEEREKAPKTDMKGITALSFPVWRCRVCGYLCAREEPPEVCPVCKVKKERFERFI
- a CDS encoding glutaredoxin family protein — its product is MLNFNHVPGKNCGHIVLYALSTCGWCRKARKLLEEMGIEYSYIYVDLLQGEESSRARQEMLRWNPRGSFPTIVVNGETGIAGFDEEQLRKLSGV